A region from the Halosolutus gelatinilyticus genome encodes:
- a CDS encoding multidrug transporter, producing the protein MSFSFGRNSSSIVTAIGVAVALVAVVGTQVFGWEWGSGQLVPTIIGAVVAAIAVIVAASRLA; encoded by the coding sequence ATGTCGTTCTCGTTCGGACGAAACTCGTCATCGATCGTCACCGCGATCGGCGTCGCCGTCGCGCTCGTCGCGGTCGTGGGAACCCAGGTCTTCGGCTGGGAGTGGGGGAGCGGACAACTCGTTCCCACGATCATCGGCGCCGTCGTCGCGGCGATCGCCGTCATCGTGGCCGCC
- a CDS encoding ABC transporter ATP-binding protein — protein sequence MPAITVDGLTKSYGQTLALDDLSFEVEEGEVFGFLGPNGAGKSTTINILLDFVRPTAGQVAVLGLDAQAHSREIRSRTGVLPEGYETYDRLTARQHLEFAIKSKGVDDDPRALLERVDLADAIDKKAGGYSKGMAQRLMLAMALVGEPDLLILDEPSTGLDPNGAREMREIVREENARGATVFFSSHIMEQVEAVCDRVGILRNGEMVAVDSVKGLRDSVSDGTVLRVTVDRIDDGALQAVRSLPDVRDAVVEGETPPTVVVQVDGSKTAVLSMLEDRGIEVQDFSTSEASLDDVFQSYTTGVQA from the coding sequence ATGCCCGCTATCACAGTCGACGGCCTGACCAAATCCTACGGTCAGACCCTCGCGCTCGACGACCTCAGCTTCGAGGTCGAAGAGGGCGAGGTGTTCGGCTTTCTGGGTCCCAACGGCGCCGGGAAGTCGACGACGATCAATATCTTGCTCGATTTCGTCCGGCCCACGGCCGGGCAGGTCGCGGTCCTCGGCCTCGACGCGCAGGCGCACAGCCGCGAGATCCGCTCGCGGACGGGCGTCCTCCCCGAGGGCTATGAAACCTACGACCGGCTCACCGCCCGCCAACACCTCGAGTTCGCCATCAAATCGAAGGGCGTCGACGACGACCCCCGGGCCCTCCTCGAACGGGTCGACTTGGCCGACGCGATCGACAAGAAGGCCGGCGGCTACTCGAAGGGGATGGCCCAACGGCTCATGCTCGCGATGGCGCTGGTCGGCGAACCCGACCTGCTGATCCTGGACGAGCCCTCCACCGGACTCGACCCCAACGGCGCCCGCGAGATGCGGGAGATCGTCCGCGAGGAGAACGCCCGCGGCGCGACCGTCTTCTTCTCGAGTCACATCATGGAGCAGGTCGAAGCGGTCTGCGATCGCGTCGGCATCCTCCGAAACGGCGAGATGGTCGCCGTCGATTCCGTCAAGGGGCTGCGCGATTCGGTCAGCGACGGAACGGTGCTGCGCGTCACCGTCGATCGGATCGACGACGGCGCCCTCCAGGCCGTTCGATCGCTCCCCGACGTTCGCGACGCCGTGGTCGAAGGGGAGACGCCGCCGACGGTAGTCGTCCAGGTCGACGGCTCGAAGACGGCCGTCCTCTCGATGCTCGAAGACCGCGGCATCGAGGTCCAGGACTTCTCGACGAGCGAGGCGTCGCTCGACGACGTCTTCCAGTCGTACACCACGGGGGTACAGGCATGA
- a CDS encoding ABC transporter permease gives MSTETGTGTGSGTTAPSSSVNFESVRAVAKKDFQDAVRSWTFWGLSIFFFTLLVTVTGAIAYFNEDIAQAGATTEALVLFVSQITRLIIPLIALVLGWKAIAGERETGSIKILLSLPHSRKDVLLGKLVGRSAVLSISLVLGFAFAAVVVAALLGSFDIVDYAGLLVMAIIYGVAYTSIAVSLSSVTRSTTIAGAAMFGVFIMFYVVWNAIRTVFDLLVQREIIQGVSYTYQAPTLDGSVQEQSAERIPDWALFIETIDPGNAFQNAITVISSAGGSQLGTVYPDAYFPDGVPFYLQDWFSFIILLAWIVVPIAIALYRFDRVDL, from the coding sequence ATGAGCACCGAAACCGGAACGGGAACCGGATCGGGCACCACGGCTCCCTCGAGTTCGGTCAACTTCGAGAGCGTCCGCGCGGTCGCGAAGAAGGACTTCCAGGACGCCGTCCGCTCCTGGACGTTCTGGGGGCTGAGCATCTTCTTCTTCACGCTGCTCGTCACCGTGACGGGCGCCATCGCGTACTTCAACGAGGACATCGCGCAGGCGGGCGCCACCACGGAGGCGCTCGTCCTCTTCGTCAGCCAGATCACCCGGTTGATCATCCCGCTGATCGCGCTGGTGCTCGGCTGGAAGGCCATCGCCGGCGAGCGCGAAACCGGCAGCATCAAGATCCTGCTCTCGCTGCCCCACTCCCGGAAGGACGTCCTCCTCGGGAAACTGGTCGGCCGATCGGCCGTGCTCTCGATCTCCCTGGTGCTCGGCTTCGCCTTCGCCGCGGTCGTCGTGGCGGCGCTGCTCGGGAGCTTCGATATCGTCGACTACGCGGGCCTGCTCGTGATGGCGATCATCTACGGCGTCGCCTACACGAGCATCGCCGTCTCGCTCTCGTCGGTGACGCGATCGACGACGATCGCCGGCGCCGCGATGTTCGGCGTGTTCATCATGTTCTACGTCGTCTGGAACGCGATCCGGACCGTCTTCGATCTGTTGGTACAACGGGAGATTATTCAGGGCGTCAGCTACACGTACCAGGCGCCCACCTTGGACGGATCCGTTCAGGAACAGTCGGCGGAGCGAATTCCGGACTGGGCGCTGTTCATCGAGACGATCGATCCCGGCAACGCGTTCCAGAACGCGATCACGGTCATCAGTTCGGCCGGCGGGAGCCAACTCGGGACGGTCTATCCGGACGCCTACTTCCCGGACGGCGTTCCGTTCTACCTTCAGGACTGGTTCTCCTTTATCATCCTGCTGGCCTGGATCGTCGTCCCGATCGCCATCGCTCTCTACCGGTTCGATCGGGTCGACCTCTAA